A single genomic interval of Blastopirellula marina harbors:
- a CDS encoding DUF1592 domain-containing protein translates to MSVALILSLVSLCRAEPESEEALRADAQKTFKEQVGPFVKKYCISCHNTRPEAGINLESALRTPGATSSFLHWKKSVANVKVNDMPPEYADEIPSDEERRQFIEWIGKLKYLAPRDPGQFVLRRLSKVEYSNTLHDLYGVSPLIADSLPEEVVGEGYLNSISPLQSEMFLDIANKVVTQIVVPEGDPPTEVQKRLFGEVPSEGTDLRAAARDVARSLARDAYRRPPTEMELDVLVSIFDLGRENQLGYVESLCLMWKAILVSPQFLFITPAVEVDSNAKIVPLDDFQLASRLSYLLWSSPPDAELSAIADKGELHKPEVLRAQVERLLQHERSRALFDGFGAQWLRIGDLKTQTFDPALYPQMTPVLREAMLDEARLFFQSILHENQSVLRFVDSDYTFVNEPLAELYGLEQSITGPKMRRVKLENPNRGGILGMPATLASTSFPNRTSPVRRGVWVLEQVLGERVPPPPPNVPELEEQSPKSFEGLTLRQRTELHQSEATCANCHKVLDPIGFGLENFDAIGRWREKDNGDLAIDSAGTLPSGESFSNPAELKSLVANRKEDLARNLTERFMAYSLGRTLEGYDEVVIDQLMVKIAQDDYRMRTIIKEVITSYLFTHRRVHESAP, encoded by the coding sequence TTGAGCGTTGCACTCATCTTGTCTCTGGTTTCGCTCTGCCGAGCAGAACCCGAGAGCGAGGAGGCGTTACGGGCCGATGCCCAAAAGACCTTCAAGGAACAGGTTGGCCCCTTTGTCAAAAAATACTGCATCAGTTGCCACAATACTCGTCCCGAGGCAGGCATTAATCTTGAATCTGCCCTCAGAACCCCGGGTGCTACGTCATCATTCCTGCATTGGAAGAAATCGGTCGCCAACGTCAAAGTGAATGACATGCCGCCCGAGTATGCGGATGAGATCCCCTCCGATGAAGAACGCCGTCAATTCATTGAATGGATCGGCAAGCTTAAGTACCTGGCCCCACGCGACCCAGGCCAATTTGTACTTCGTCGCCTGAGCAAAGTCGAATACAGCAACACTTTACACGATCTCTATGGCGTTTCGCCATTGATTGCAGACAGCCTGCCGGAAGAAGTGGTGGGTGAGGGTTATCTCAACTCGATCTCACCACTGCAATCAGAAATGTTTCTTGATATTGCGAACAAGGTTGTAACTCAGATCGTGGTACCTGAGGGTGATCCGCCGACCGAGGTGCAGAAACGCCTTTTCGGCGAGGTGCCCTCGGAAGGTACTGATCTCCGCGCAGCGGCTCGTGATGTAGCGCGGTCGCTAGCTCGCGATGCCTACCGTCGGCCACCTACCGAGATGGAACTGGATGTCCTGGTAAGTATCTTCGACCTCGGTCGCGAGAACCAATTGGGATACGTGGAGTCGCTCTGCCTCATGTGGAAGGCGATCCTCGTCTCGCCGCAGTTCCTCTTTATTACCCCTGCTGTGGAAGTCGACTCGAATGCCAAGATCGTGCCTCTGGATGACTTCCAGTTGGCTTCCCGTCTGTCTTATTTGCTGTGGTCTTCGCCACCCGACGCCGAGCTCTCTGCAATTGCAGACAAGGGCGAACTACACAAACCGGAAGTGCTACGCGCTCAGGTCGAACGATTGCTACAGCACGAACGTTCGCGGGCTCTGTTCGACGGCTTCGGTGCCCAATGGCTGAGAATAGGAGATTTGAAAACCCAGACATTTGATCCAGCTCTGTACCCGCAAATGACCCCCGTGCTACGAGAAGCCATGCTAGACGAAGCACGTCTATTCTTTCAAAGCATCCTTCATGAAAATCAAAGCGTGTTACGGTTCGTCGATAGCGACTATACATTCGTAAACGAGCCACTCGCCGAGTTGTACGGTCTTGAGCAATCCATAACAGGTCCGAAGATGCGACGCGTCAAGTTGGAAAACCCCAACCGAGGTGGTATCCTCGGCATGCCAGCCACGCTGGCAAGCACATCCTTCCCTAACCGCACCAGCCCTGTTCGGAGAGGTGTTTGGGTACTCGAGCAGGTTCTGGGAGAACGTGTTCCACCACCACCGCCCAACGTTCCTGAACTCGAAGAGCAATCGCCCAAAAGCTTCGAGGGGCTAACCCTCCGCCAAAGGACAGAGCTGCACCAATCCGAAGCCACGTGCGCCAACTGTCACAAAGTTCTCGATCCGATTGGCTTCGGTCTAGAGAACTTCGATGCGATCGGACGGTGGCGCGAAAAGGACAACGGTGACCTTGCGATTGACTCGGCGGGCACACTTCCCAGTGGCGAAAGCTTCTCCAATCCAGCAGAGCTGAAGAGCCTGGTGGCCAATCGAAAGGAAGACCTGGCTCGCAATCTCACCGAAAGGTTCATGGCATACTCCCTTGGACGAACGTTGGAAGGCTATGACGAAGTTGTGATCGATCAACTGATGGTCAAGATTGCCCAGGACGACTACAGAATGCGGACGATCATCAAGGAAGTCATTACCAGCTACCTGTTTACACACCGCCGAGTTCATGAATCAGCGCCATGA
- a CDS encoding sulfatase-like hydrolase/transferase: MKQLLCFLLTLLPVSLTTAEERPNFVIIMVDDMGYAGVGCFGNPYFKTPEIDRLAAEGMSLTDFHSSGTVCSPTRAGLLTGRYQQRAGIEAVIHPVREHPEHRKGLQKSEVTFAEMLQSAGYKTALIGKWHQGYVHNSEDYHPQNHGFDEFIGYHSGNIDFVSHVGDNNEHDWWHGRKETSDEGYVTDLINRYALDFIERNQDHPFCLYIPHLAIHNPIQVRGDPIRRTEEEGWKRWKPANLEERIEKYQGMTLPIDEGVGLIREKLVRLGLDRKTLVLFFSDNGAANDFPSGSKQLRGNKGSVYEGGHKVPFIAWWPDKIEAGSQSNAPAITLDIMPTLLTLAGVKPPVDHPFDGVDLSNLLLQKQPIDERPLFWASLSNSGNRAEAMRDGPWKLVVHHPKARPGSFENEKVELYRLDQDPAETTDLAIEEPAQAAALLKRLKTWYADTQRNATEQLGGWQ, translated from the coding sequence ATGAAACAACTACTCTGCTTTCTTCTCACCTTGCTGCCAGTATCGCTGACGACGGCCGAGGAACGCCCGAACTTTGTCATCATCATGGTGGACGATATGGGCTATGCCGGCGTGGGTTGTTTTGGAAATCCATATTTCAAGACGCCGGAAATCGATCGACTCGCGGCCGAAGGCATGAGCCTCACCGATTTCCATTCTTCCGGTACGGTCTGTTCGCCAACGCGGGCCGGTCTGCTAACTGGGCGTTATCAACAGCGTGCAGGGATTGAGGCGGTGATCCATCCCGTGCGAGAGCACCCCGAACACCGGAAAGGGTTACAGAAGTCTGAAGTGACCTTTGCTGAGATGTTGCAGTCTGCCGGCTATAAAACAGCCTTGATTGGCAAATGGCATCAGGGCTACGTACATAACTCCGAAGATTACCATCCTCAGAATCACGGATTTGACGAATTCATCGGCTACCACAGCGGAAATATTGATTTCGTTAGTCACGTTGGCGACAACAACGAGCACGATTGGTGGCACGGGCGTAAAGAGACGAGCGACGAAGGATATGTCACGGACCTAATCAATCGGTATGCACTCGATTTCATCGAGCGAAATCAAGACCACCCGTTCTGTCTCTACATACCACATCTGGCCATCCATAACCCGATCCAGGTAAGAGGCGACCCGATACGCAGGACCGAAGAAGAAGGCTGGAAACGTTGGAAACCCGCGAACCTCGAAGAACGCATTGAGAAATACCAAGGCATGACGCTGCCCATTGACGAAGGAGTAGGACTGATTCGCGAGAAACTCGTCCGCCTCGGACTGGATCGCAAAACGCTGGTGCTCTTCTTCTCCGATAACGGAGCAGCGAACGACTTTCCTAGTGGTAGCAAGCAGTTACGCGGAAATAAGGGGAGCGTCTATGAGGGGGGGCACAAGGTCCCATTTATCGCATGGTGGCCCGATAAGATCGAAGCAGGTAGCCAAAGCAATGCTCCTGCCATCACACTGGATATCATGCCCACGCTGCTAACGCTCGCGGGGGTAAAACCTCCGGTTGATCATCCGTTCGACGGGGTCGACCTCTCGAACTTACTTCTTCAGAAGCAACCTATCGACGAACGTCCGTTGTTTTGGGCTTCGCTTAGCAATAGCGGTAATCGAGCTGAAGCCATGCGCGACGGACCATGGAAGCTGGTTGTTCATCATCCCAAAGCGCGACCGGGAAGCTTTGAAAACGAGAAGGTAGAACTCTATCGTCTCGACCAAGACCCAGCCGAGACGACCGATCTCGCGATTGAGGAACCGGCGCAGGCTGCCGCTTTACTGAAGCGGCTTAAGACCTGGTACGCCGATACGCAGCGTAACGCAACAGAGCAACTCGGAGGCTGGCAGTAA
- a CDS encoding alpha/beta hydrolase produces MPYQVRLLHRATSALLTFGLFYLLLLSSAFSQEQSPPQGQKRLSRWDRQPQLTDAAVRSEQRVFKSTPQGDLKLHIWLPEKHSKDSPCIVFFFGGGWKSGSPQQFARQSEYLASRGMVAVSAEYRVSGTHKTTPDVCVEDAKSAIRWVREHADQLGIDPERVIAGGGSAGGHLAAATALVHGFNAKSDNLSISAIPDALVLFNPALDLTLVDREIVDGEGHSINEAISATRFLHKKAPPTIIFFGTDDPLSKHGVEYVAKAKDLGLDVDLWWAAGKGHGFFNDSPWLEVTTQSVDQYLTQLGYLSGEPTVSLPENAPKLKRNTQ; encoded by the coding sequence ATGCCTTATCAAGTACGGTTACTTCACAGAGCGACGTCTGCCTTGCTGACCTTTGGGTTGTTTTACCTCCTGCTCTTGAGCTCTGCCTTCTCCCAGGAGCAAAGCCCCCCACAAGGGCAGAAACGACTTAGTCGATGGGACCGACAACCTCAACTTACCGACGCAGCCGTTCGCTCTGAACAACGGGTTTTTAAATCGACCCCTCAGGGAGATCTGAAACTCCATATCTGGTTGCCGGAGAAGCACAGTAAAGACAGCCCCTGCATCGTCTTCTTCTTTGGCGGTGGCTGGAAAAGCGGAAGCCCTCAGCAGTTTGCTCGGCAATCCGAATACCTTGCCAGCCGGGGTATGGTTGCGGTCAGTGCAGAATACCGCGTAAGTGGAACTCACAAGACAACTCCCGATGTTTGCGTCGAGGATGCCAAAAGCGCGATCCGTTGGGTTCGTGAACATGCCGATCAGCTAGGCATTGATCCTGAGAGGGTGATTGCTGGAGGCGGTTCCGCGGGTGGTCATCTCGCGGCAGCTACCGCGCTGGTGCACGGCTTCAACGCCAAGAGTGACAATCTTTCCATTTCGGCGATCCCCGATGCCTTGGTCCTCTTCAATCCAGCGCTCGATCTTACATTGGTCGATCGAGAGATTGTCGACGGCGAAGGTCACTCCATCAACGAAGCCATCTCTGCGACACGATTCCTCCATAAGAAAGCTCCCCCTACGATCATCTTCTTTGGCACAGACGATCCCCTCTCCAAGCACGGAGTCGAGTACGTAGCTAAGGCCAAAGACCTTGGACTCGATGTCGATCTGTGGTGGGCTGCTGGCAAGGGACATGGCTTCTTCAATGACTCTCCTTGGCTCGAAGTCACGACCCAAAGCGTTGACCAATATTTAACCCAACTCGGATACCTGAGTGGTGAGCCGACTGTTTCCCTACCCGAGAACGCACCAAAGTTGAAACGAAACACCCAATAG
- a CDS encoding sulfatase, with product MSHLFARLAIVTLLLFPSVSIAADQLNILLITADDLGLQLSCYGDPVAQTPNMDQLAQQSVQFQTAYVSQASCSPSRSTLFTGLYPHGNGHYGLANANVGFQVHPELYEYLLPNMLKQAGYRTGIIGKLHVNPEKQFQFDMRQGNGFGSRQVKRQVQYAREFISQSQEQPWFLMFNMFDPHVARDRKPGGGQGPQYFPDLVEGLPKSVLKTEDVPAWPWQQIDTPEQRTKIAGYYNCVHRIDEAVGMLTTMLHETNHWDNTLIIFLGDHGPPFARGKTSCYEAGLRVPFLARWPGVSQPHASQRLVGSIDIYPTILDAAGVNLPEQLHGCSLRTVLTPSDSADWRDTLAAEFHYHGASPFFPRRAITDGRFKLIHNLHAGKLSASASVDGDQAPAFAKRLGADHPARQAMERLENPPEWELYDLNEDPIEFVNLSNDPVFSDQKKRLKQALSAWQEQTEDPFSDPVFRKKIEKKYSTSSP from the coding sequence ATGTCTCACTTGTTTGCTCGACTTGCGATTGTCACCCTACTGCTGTTCCCCAGCGTCAGCATTGCCGCAGACCAACTTAACATTTTGTTGATCACTGCCGATGACCTGGGGCTTCAACTCTCGTGCTATGGTGATCCCGTTGCGCAAACGCCAAACATGGACCAACTGGCTCAGCAATCGGTTCAGTTTCAAACGGCATACGTGAGTCAGGCATCGTGCAGTCCGTCACGTTCCACGCTGTTCACCGGTCTGTACCCGCACGGAAATGGCCACTATGGGCTGGCAAATGCGAATGTTGGATTTCAGGTCCATCCGGAACTTTACGAATACTTACTACCCAATATGCTGAAGCAGGCCGGCTATCGCACCGGCATCATCGGCAAGCTACACGTGAACCCGGAAAAGCAATTCCAATTCGACATGCGGCAAGGCAATGGATTCGGAAGCAGACAGGTAAAAAGGCAAGTTCAATACGCGCGGGAGTTCATCAGCCAATCGCAGGAACAGCCTTGGTTCCTGATGTTCAACATGTTTGATCCGCACGTTGCCCGTGATCGCAAGCCGGGCGGTGGCCAAGGGCCGCAGTACTTTCCTGATCTAGTCGAAGGATTGCCCAAGTCGGTCCTGAAAACGGAAGACGTTCCTGCCTGGCCCTGGCAGCAGATCGATACTCCAGAGCAGCGCACCAAGATCGCAGGCTATTACAACTGCGTGCATCGTATCGACGAAGCTGTTGGAATGCTGACGACAATGCTGCACGAAACGAATCACTGGGACAACACGCTGATTATCTTCCTGGGTGACCACGGACCTCCATTCGCGCGTGGCAAGACCAGTTGCTATGAAGCTGGCCTGCGTGTGCCGTTTCTGGCTCGCTGGCCGGGAGTCTCTCAGCCCCACGCCTCACAGAGGCTTGTGGGAAGCATCGATATCTATCCAACAATTCTCGACGCCGCTGGCGTTAACTTACCAGAACAACTCCATGGTTGCTCGTTGCGAACAGTTCTGACTCCCTCGGACTCGGCGGATTGGCGCGACACTCTGGCCGCAGAGTTTCACTATCACGGAGCATCCCCGTTTTTCCCGCGGCGGGCCATCACCGATGGGCGATTCAAGTTGATTCACAACCTACATGCGGGTAAGTTGTCCGCATCCGCATCTGTTGATGGAGACCAGGCACCCGCTTTTGCCAAGCGACTCGGTGCCGATCATCCAGCCAGGCAAGCCATGGAGCGTCTCGAGAATCCGCCCGAATGGGAACTATACGACCTTAATGAGGACCCCATCGAGTTTGTCAATCTGTCAAACGATCCCGTGTTTTCCGATCAAAAGAAACGTCTGAAACAGGCGCTATCCGCTTGGCAGGAGCAAACCGAGGACCCGTTCTCCGATCCAGTGTTCCGCAAGAAGATTGAAAAGAAGTATTCGACCTCCTCCCCTTAA
- a CDS encoding DUF1552 domain-containing protein: MSNYRFINRRTCLKGMGMALGLPLLDAMGWAEASEKQAFKPPVRMGFMYMPHGVIMDQFWPADAESFLTSPPPALESLRPVLDQCLMMKGIAGVANGPFKGAPHALELSTWLTAALPDPNRRGEISISISADQIAANALGAFTTLPSLELATMPQTWKENQAGLNEAYYSHCSFSSPTQAVPAEINPRNVLNRLFNKKEQNGQASTGASPLDRSMLDLVIGGARDFRRTLPTNDQRKLDEYLDSVRSVERRIAAIEIRQKEAALEKAGVRSSRRNDADSPPIEVKIPEGDKRSEYMQVMCDLNVLAFQTDTTRVCTYIGSTPNGVSYPELGFTDKHHSTTHHNNQAEKVSKVAAITAFNIQQFAYMVTKMHSLKEGDGTLLDNCIMMWGSGLEDGDRHTRANLPFIIAGKGGGSINTGRFLPDVQGNQGDLLTTLLSCAGVPLDRPVGIATKQIDDIKA; the protein is encoded by the coding sequence ATGAGCAACTATCGATTCATCAACCGTCGCACCTGCCTGAAAGGCATGGGAATGGCTCTCGGCCTGCCGCTATTGGATGCCATGGGGTGGGCGGAAGCGAGCGAGAAGCAAGCGTTTAAACCACCAGTTCGCATGGGTTTCATGTACATGCCGCATGGTGTGATCATGGATCAGTTCTGGCCTGCCGACGCGGAGAGTTTCCTGACATCGCCGCCACCTGCACTTGAGTCGCTGCGTCCCGTGCTTGATCAGTGCCTGATGATGAAGGGAATCGCTGGAGTCGCCAACGGGCCATTCAAAGGGGCACCTCACGCACTAGAATTATCGACCTGGCTTACAGCGGCATTGCCAGACCCGAACCGCCGGGGGGAGATCAGTATCTCGATCTCTGCTGATCAGATCGCCGCTAATGCCCTGGGGGCATTTACCACGCTACCGTCGCTAGAACTCGCTACGATGCCGCAGACCTGGAAAGAGAATCAAGCCGGTCTGAACGAAGCCTACTACTCGCACTGCAGCTTTAGTTCCCCCACCCAGGCAGTCCCTGCCGAGATCAATCCACGAAACGTGCTCAATCGTCTGTTCAACAAGAAAGAACAAAACGGGCAAGCGTCGACCGGTGCCAGCCCACTCGACCGTAGCATGTTGGATCTGGTCATCGGTGGGGCTCGCGATTTCCGACGCACGTTGCCAACCAACGACCAACGAAAACTCGACGAATACCTGGATAGCGTGCGCTCAGTAGAACGCCGCATCGCCGCGATCGAGATCCGCCAGAAAGAAGCCGCTCTGGAAAAAGCTGGCGTCCGATCAAGCCGACGCAACGACGCGGACTCGCCACCGATCGAAGTCAAGATTCCCGAGGGGGACAAACGGAGCGAGTACATGCAGGTGATGTGTGACCTGAACGTACTGGCATTTCAGACCGACACGACCCGAGTCTGCACATACATCGGTTCAACACCGAATGGTGTCTCCTACCCTGAACTGGGCTTCACCGATAAACACCATTCGACAACGCATCACAACAATCAGGCAGAAAAGGTTAGCAAGGTGGCCGCTATCACGGCGTTCAACATCCAGCAGTTTGCTTACATGGTGACAAAGATGCACAGCCTCAAGGAGGGTGACGGAACGCTGTTGGACAACTGCATCATGATGTGGGGTTCAGGCCTGGAAGACGGTGACAGACACACTCGCGCAAACCTTCCTTTCATTATCGCTGGCAAGGGTGGCGGTTCCATCAATACCGGCCGCTTCCTACCCGACGTGCAGGGCAACCAAGGCGATCTCCTTACGACGCTGCTCTCGTGCGCTGGAGTGCCGCTTGACCGCCCAGTTGGCATCGCGACCAAACAGATAGACGATATAAAGGCCTGA
- a CDS encoding DUF1553 domain-containing protein — MTNHSLNMVQPALLYVVVFVIASSRLVPLQAQSIDFDKQIAPILVSRCLECHQGTESEGGLNLTEMALVTKGGDSGAAVVPGKATDSLLWERVSADEMPPKHPLSTQDKSALKRWIEEGANWGTGPLDLFSFTTDRRAGRDWWSLLPLSDVSPPAIKSPWVRNEIDAFVLRRLQIEGLQPSSQADPRTLIRRVYFDLVGLPPTPDQVAAYVSNPSNAAYQKIVDELLQSKHYGERWGRHWLDVVRFGESDGFERNFQRENAWHYRDWVIDSLNSDMPYDQFVRMQLIGDQEVGGVQGAAATGFWVAGVHNTTVGGSKRMKQLARQDEIEEVLGTVGQTFVGLTFNCARCHDHKFDPISQTEYYQLASAISGLGFGDRDIPVPEEQAKLAQLGLRLAELRRELAEIDRSARVKVIAARNQEAVPATPPAALARWEFDNDLNDSIGGLHGIAHGGARIEDGALLLDGKSFVETQPLVTNLAEKTLEAWVQLDDLEQRGGAAISIESRNGEFFDAIVFGEREPGRWMAGSNGFVRTDSFEAPQEKDATQRPVHIALVYQHDGTIIGYRDGLPYGHSVRKSPFQPFKGEDTEILFGLRHKPGGGNRYLTGRIHRAALYDRALSQEEIAVSAGNSAAYVSEEQLVAALTKGERDHRAALKVSISELVNQRNRQASKATFKIYTLAASKGEITNVLLRGDPDNEGEVVSPATTAAIHGLSPEFGLAPDAPEAQRRRKLAEWITHENNPLFTRVIVNRIWHYHFGTGIVDTPNDFGFNGGQPSHPELLDYLAQQFQQNGSRLKWLHRLIVNSSTYQQAVPGPLETHGTKAADTDATNRLLWRANIRRIEAESLRDAMLHVSGQLNEKAGGPSFKDVSVTLNSGTTYYEPLDIDGPDFFRRTVYRFNPRGGRSALLDTFDCPDPASTAPRRSVTTTPLQSLSLMNNPLVARMSDYFADRVREDAGEDTALQITRAWQLAIARDPTVSERTLSEQLVRKHGLSALCRGLFNINEFVVIE, encoded by the coding sequence ATGACGAATCACTCCCTGAACATGGTGCAGCCTGCTTTGCTCTATGTTGTTGTGTTCGTCATCGCAAGCTCGAGGCTAGTGCCCCTTCAGGCCCAATCGATCGACTTCGACAAACAGATCGCTCCGATTCTTGTATCGCGTTGTCTGGAATGCCATCAGGGCACAGAATCTGAAGGGGGCCTGAATCTGACCGAAATGGCGTTGGTCACTAAGGGGGGCGACAGCGGAGCGGCGGTCGTCCCGGGAAAAGCGACAGATAGTCTGCTATGGGAACGCGTTAGTGCCGACGAAATGCCTCCCAAACATCCGCTTAGCACGCAAGACAAATCGGCTCTGAAACGGTGGATCGAAGAAGGAGCGAACTGGGGCACTGGTCCGCTAGATCTGTTCTCCTTCACAACTGACCGCCGGGCTGGTCGCGACTGGTGGTCGCTATTGCCGCTGAGTGATGTTTCGCCACCGGCAATCAAGTCACCCTGGGTTCGTAACGAGATTGACGCGTTCGTGCTGCGCCGTTTACAGATAGAAGGCTTACAACCATCATCTCAAGCCGATCCACGCACACTCATTCGGCGAGTCTATTTCGATCTAGTCGGCTTGCCTCCCACACCAGATCAGGTAGCCGCGTATGTGAGCAATCCGTCGAATGCCGCTTACCAGAAAATAGTGGACGAACTACTCCAATCGAAGCACTACGGCGAGCGATGGGGACGCCATTGGCTTGATGTCGTTCGCTTCGGTGAAAGCGATGGCTTTGAACGCAACTTTCAGCGAGAGAACGCGTGGCATTACCGCGACTGGGTTATCGACTCGCTTAATAGTGACATGCCTTACGATCAGTTCGTTCGCATGCAACTGATCGGCGATCAGGAAGTTGGCGGAGTTCAAGGCGCGGCAGCTACGGGATTTTGGGTTGCTGGCGTACACAACACGACTGTCGGTGGTAGCAAACGCATGAAGCAGTTAGCCAGACAGGATGAGATTGAAGAAGTACTTGGCACAGTCGGGCAAACGTTCGTAGGATTGACCTTCAATTGCGCACGATGCCATGACCATAAGTTCGATCCGATCAGCCAGACAGAGTATTACCAACTCGCCTCCGCCATTTCTGGACTAGGATTCGGTGACCGCGACATACCCGTTCCCGAAGAACAGGCCAAGTTGGCACAGCTCGGTCTACGCCTCGCAGAACTCCGCCGCGAACTTGCTGAAATTGACAGATCCGCTCGCGTTAAAGTAATTGCAGCGCGAAATCAAGAGGCTGTCCCTGCAACGCCACCAGCAGCACTGGCTCGCTGGGAATTCGACAACGACCTGAACGACTCGATCGGAGGGCTGCACGGCATAGCGCACGGTGGAGCACGCATCGAAGATGGTGCTTTGCTCCTCGATGGCAAGAGCTTCGTCGAAACTCAACCACTCGTAACGAACCTTGCAGAAAAGACGCTTGAGGCGTGGGTGCAACTGGATGATCTCGAACAGCGGGGTGGAGCGGCCATTTCAATAGAGAGTCGAAATGGTGAGTTTTTTGATGCGATCGTCTTCGGCGAACGCGAACCCGGGCGTTGGATGGCCGGAAGCAATGGATTCGTTCGCACCGATTCGTTCGAAGCACCTCAGGAGAAAGACGCCACCCAACGTCCAGTTCACATTGCACTGGTTTACCAACACGATGGAACGATCATCGGCTATCGAGACGGGCTTCCATACGGTCATTCGGTTCGCAAGTCACCGTTTCAACCGTTTAAGGGGGAAGACACCGAGATACTATTCGGGCTACGCCACAAGCCCGGCGGGGGAAATCGATACCTGACCGGCAGGATACACCGAGCAGCGCTGTACGATCGAGCCCTTTCCCAGGAAGAGATCGCCGTGTCGGCTGGCAATTCCGCAGCCTATGTTTCCGAAGAGCAACTTGTCGCCGCATTGACTAAGGGAGAACGCGACCACCGCGCAGCCTTGAAAGTAAGCATTAGTGAATTAGTGAACCAGCGAAACAGGCAAGCATCGAAGGCCACTTTTAAGATCTACACGCTTGCAGCCAGCAAAGGTGAGATCACCAACGTGCTGCTTCGAGGAGATCCCGACAATGAAGGCGAGGTTGTTTCTCCCGCAACAACGGCGGCCATTCACGGACTTTCTCCAGAATTCGGGCTGGCTCCGGATGCTCCCGAGGCTCAGCGCCGCCGCAAGCTGGCAGAGTGGATCACGCATGAAAATAACCCACTATTCACTCGGGTAATCGTCAATCGCATCTGGCACTATCACTTTGGAACAGGTATCGTCGACACACCCAACGACTTCGGCTTCAATGGCGGCCAGCCGAGTCATCCGGAACTACTCGACTATCTTGCGCAACAGTTTCAGCAAAATGGTTCCCGACTGAAATGGCTGCATCGCCTGATTGTCAATTCAAGCACGTATCAGCAGGCAGTACCCGGCCCCTTAGAGACACACGGGACAAAAGCGGCTGATACAGACGCCACCAACCGCCTATTGTGGCGAGCAAATATACGGCGAATTGAAGCCGAATCTTTACGCGATGCGATGCTCCACGTGTCGGGCCAACTGAACGAAAAGGCAGGTGGGCCCAGCTTCAAAGATGTCTCAGTCACGCTCAATAGTGGGACCACCTATTACGAACCACTCGACATTGATGGTCCTGATTTCTTCCGACGAACCGTCTACCGCTTTAACCCTCGTGGTGGCCGCAGCGCCCTGCTCGATACTTTCGATTGTCCCGATCCTGCTTCAACGGCACCGCGGCGCTCGGTAACCACTACGCCGCTACAGTCTCTGAGCTTAATGAATAATCCACTGGTAGCACGAATGTCAGACTACTTCGCAGATCGCGTTCGTGAAGACGCCGGCGAAGATACCGCGTTGCAAATCACGCGTGCCTGGCAACTGGCCATTGCCCGTGACCCAACTGTATCGGAACGAACACTTTCCGAGCAACTGGTTCGCAAGCATGGACTGTCGGCACTATGTCGTGGCCTATTCAACATCAACGAATTTGTCGTCATTGAGTAA